The Chthonomonadales bacterium genome contains the following window.
CCCTCCGGCTGGCGCGATGCGGCGGCGACGAGCGCCAGCGTCGCGGCCGAGATCGCGCAGACCCCCGCCGCCAGGCCGTCCAGGCCGTCAATCGCATCAACGGTCTTCGTCACGAGGAAGACCCAGAAGAGCGTGGCGGCGACGCTGACGATGGGCGAGAGCGCGATCCACTGTGCCGGGTTGTATGCTCCCGGCGGCGCGGCGACGAGCGGATTGGTGACCCCTTCGATGCGCACGCCGAACGCCACCAGGATGGCGCCGGCCGCCAGGATGCCGAGGGCCTGCCAGGCCGCCCTAAGGTCGCGCAGGTCATCAACGAGGCCGACGAGCGCGATGAAGGTAGCGGCGACCATCACACCGGCGAGGTGCCAGTTCCAGCCGCTATCGCCGCCGGTGCGCCAATGGCGGTAGGTGAGCGCCAGGCAAGAGGCGGCGACGACGCCGGCGTAGATGGCGATGCCACCCCAGCGCGGCACCGGCTTGTCGTGCACGTCACGGGCTCGCGGCACCGCGACGGCGCCGGCGCGCAGCGCCAGGCGCAGCACCCACGGCGTCGCCGCCCACGTGATCGAGAGCGCAACCACGAAGGCGACGGCCATCCCGATCACAGTAGCTTCTCCCCGACGCCGGCTGCATCGCTCCGGAGCCGGATGACCTCCAGGCCGGCCTCCCGGAACATCTCCATCGCAAACGCGTCCG
Protein-coding sequences here:
- a CDS encoding undecaprenyl/decaprenyl-phosphate alpha-N-acetylglucosaminyl 1-phosphate transferase; the encoded protein is MIGMAVAFVVALSITWAATPWVLRLALRAGAVAVPRARDVHDKPVPRWGGIAIYAGVVAASCLALTYRHWRTGGDSGWNWHLAGVMVAATFIALVGLVDDLRDLRAAWQALGILAAGAILVAFGVRIEGVTNPLVAAPPGAYNPAQWIALSPIVSVAATLFWVFLVTKTVDAIDGLDGLAAGVCAISAATLALVAAASRQPEGPSLALVAAAVAGGCIGFLRHNYNPARIFMSTVGAQFLGFLLAALSILGTYKLAAAASVFIPVLVLGVPIVDYGIVLLKRLAQRAPLTAADRRHLHHRLLDRGLSHRQAVWVIYGCTAALCLAALFVFELSRQAP